A genomic segment from Synergistes jonesii encodes:
- the gatB gene encoding Asp-tRNA(Asn)/Glu-tRNA(Gln) amidotransferase subunit GatB, translating to MKREVVIGLEIHLQLKTRTKLFCSCSTDYIGATPNTNVCPVCLAVPGTLPVINDLAVDLAVKMGLGLHCDIQDGTRFHRKHYFYADLPKAYQITQYEHAIAQGGYLDIIAEGKKKRVHLDHLHLEEDAGKLVHPTADGRLSGAAYSLVDYNRGGMPLSEIVSRPEMNSPAEALAYIAQIRQLARYLDVSDGEMESGSLRVDVNVSLSNPDGSLGTRVELKNINSLRSIGRALEYEIARQNRVLDEGGELEQETRLWDDAAGVTRSMRSKEGARDYRYYVEMDLAPIDAKPDYVRRIRESLPEMPWDKRDRFVSEYGLSLEESQQITEQREVADYYEEIVKAGAPAAKAANWMRTEVQRILRDDALDITEFPISARRLGELISKVEKKELSNTQAKDVLAAMYGEKLSLEEAMKKCGASGEKMTGGALEAVVEKVFASQPEAVDAIKKGADKKGAKVKFLQGLVMRETRGSADPAEVARTVAELLK from the coding sequence ATGAAAAGAGAGGTAGTAATAGGGCTTGAAATACATCTCCAGCTCAAAACCAGGACGAAGCTCTTCTGCAGCTGCTCGACGGATTACATCGGGGCCACGCCCAACACGAACGTATGCCCGGTCTGCCTCGCGGTGCCCGGCACGCTGCCGGTGATAAACGACCTCGCGGTCGACCTCGCCGTCAAGATGGGGCTCGGCCTGCACTGCGATATACAGGACGGCACGCGCTTCCACAGGAAGCATTATTTTTACGCGGACCTGCCCAAAGCCTACCAGATAACGCAGTACGAACACGCGATAGCGCAGGGCGGATATCTCGACATAATAGCGGAGGGAAAGAAAAAGCGCGTCCATTTAGACCACCTTCACCTCGAAGAGGACGCCGGGAAGCTCGTCCACCCGACGGCCGACGGACGCCTTTCCGGCGCGGCCTACTCTCTAGTCGACTACAACAGGGGAGGGATGCCTCTTTCCGAAATAGTCTCGCGGCCCGAGATGAATTCGCCGGCGGAGGCTCTGGCCTACATAGCGCAGATTCGCCAGCTCGCGCGCTATCTCGACGTCTCGGACGGCGAAATGGAATCCGGCTCCCTGCGCGTCGACGTGAACGTCTCGCTCTCAAACCCCGACGGTTCCCTGGGCACGCGCGTCGAACTGAAGAACATAAACTCCCTTAGATCGATCGGACGCGCGCTCGAATATGAGATAGCGCGCCAGAACCGCGTTTTGGACGAAGGCGGAGAGCTTGAGCAGGAGACGCGCCTCTGGGACGACGCCGCCGGCGTTACGCGTTCGATGCGCAGCAAGGAGGGCGCGCGCGACTACCGCTACTACGTGGAGATGGACCTTGCGCCTATCGACGCGAAGCCGGATTACGTCCGGCGCATACGCGAGAGCCTGCCGGAAATGCCCTGGGACAAGCGCGACAGATTCGTGTCCGAGTACGGCCTTTCTCTCGAAGAGAGCCAGCAGATTACCGAGCAGCGCGAAGTCGCCGACTACTACGAGGAGATTGTAAAGGCCGGCGCTCCCGCCGCAAAGGCCGCGAACTGGATGCGTACGGAGGTCCAGCGCATACTGCGCGACGACGCCCTCGACATAACAGAATTCCCCATATCGGCCCGTCGCCTTGGGGAGCTCATATCGAAGGTGGAGAAGAAAGAGCTCTCCAACACGCAGGCTAAGGACGTCCTGGCCGCGATGTACGGCGAAAAGCTCTCTCTCGAGGAAGCGATGAAAAAGTGCGGCGCTTCCGGCGAAAAGATGACCGGCGGCGCGCTGGAAGCCGTCGTCGAAAAAGTTTTCGCGTCGCAGCCGGAGGCCGTCGACGCGATCAAAAAAGGCGCGGACAAGAAGGGCGCTAAAGTTAAATTCCTTCAGGGGCTCGTGATGCGCGAGACGCGCGGAAGCGCCGACCCGGCCGAGGTCGCGCGCACGGTCGCGGAGCTGCTGAAATAA
- the tgt gene encoding tRNA guanosine(34) transglycosylase Tgt: MFEYKLIAECRQTGARAGVLTTPHGTVETPVFMPVGTQATVKAMTPEELEELGAQIILCNTYHLHMRTGEDIVEEAGGAHRFMNWKHPILTDSGGFQVFSLAKLNKITDEGVEFRSHIDGGKRFMRPEDSMEIQQKLGGDIAMAFDECVSLPTTPEYSRAAMERTIAWGKRCRDHHSRKDQALFGIVQGALYESQRIECVERLEEIGFPGYGIGGLSVGESHAEMYGVLDALCPKMPKEKPRYLMGVGFPTNLIEGVARGVDMFDCVLPTRNGRNGQLFTRFGKMNIKNLSYARDFTPPDPSCGCYVCRNFTRAYLRHLYTAGEILAARLCSWHNLYFLVNLLRDARSAIVEGRFPAFRRDFMENFMEGAYLDE; the protein is encoded by the coding sequence ATGTTCGAGTACAAACTTATAGCCGAATGCCGGCAGACTGGCGCGAGGGCGGGGGTGTTGACGACGCCTCACGGAACGGTGGAAACGCCCGTATTCATGCCGGTGGGCACTCAGGCGACCGTCAAGGCGATGACGCCGGAGGAGCTCGAAGAGCTCGGAGCTCAGATCATCCTCTGCAACACCTACCACCTGCACATGCGCACGGGCGAAGATATCGTCGAGGAAGCCGGCGGAGCGCACCGCTTCATGAACTGGAAGCATCCGATACTCACCGACAGCGGCGGCTTTCAGGTCTTTTCGCTAGCGAAGCTGAACAAGATAACGGACGAAGGGGTAGAATTCCGCTCCCATATCGACGGCGGCAAGCGCTTCATGCGTCCCGAGGATTCTATGGAGATACAGCAGAAGCTCGGCGGCGATATCGCGATGGCCTTCGACGAATGCGTCAGCCTTCCGACGACGCCGGAATACTCACGCGCCGCGATGGAGCGCACGATAGCGTGGGGCAAGCGCTGCCGCGATCATCACAGCCGCAAAGACCAGGCCCTCTTCGGGATAGTGCAGGGCGCCCTCTACGAGAGCCAGCGCATAGAGTGCGTCGAGCGCCTTGAGGAGATCGGCTTCCCAGGCTACGGCATCGGCGGGCTCTCCGTCGGCGAAAGCCACGCCGAGATGTACGGTGTGCTCGACGCGCTCTGTCCGAAGATGCCGAAGGAGAAGCCGCGCTATCTGATGGGCGTCGGCTTCCCGACGAATTTGATAGAGGGCGTTGCGCGCGGCGTCGACATGTTCGACTGCGTGCTGCCGACGCGCAACGGCCGTAACGGGCAGCTCTTTACGCGCTTCGGCAAGATGAATATAAAAAACCTCTCCTACGCGCGCGACTTTACGCCGCCGGACCCGAGCTGCGGCTGCTACGTGTGCCGGAACTTCACGAGGGCTTACCTGCGCCACCTTTACACGGCCGGAGAGATTCTCGCCGCGCGCCTCTGCAGCTGGCATAACCTTTATTTCCTCGTGAATCTGCTGCGCGACGCGCGCAGCGCGATCGTCGAAGGGCGCTTCCCGGCCTTCCGGCGCGATTTTATGGAAAATTTCATGGAGGGGGCCTACCTTGACGAGTGA
- a CDS encoding L-threonylcarbamoyladenylate synthase, producing MTSDSRSAIEARVSAKIASLSAEQLKLVEKGARIIRRGGLVAFPTETVYGLGADALNTDAVAAIYEAKGRPSDNPLILHVSSIAMAEGVVEINARARILMEKFWPGPLSLVLTAKDVVPSRTRGGLSTAAVRMPDAAIALALIEKSGLPIAAPSANVSGRPSPTDAETVRSDIGAKIPLVIDGGDTRFGVESTVIDMTAGSAVLLRPGGLSKEAIEGALGEEVLLPQDQNIIRRSPGTRYRHYAPSLPLVLCCAQDVPKGARRWAWMGISEPQGEPCAQMIFKDKAEYAKELFRALRALEKSGAEIIYAETPDETGIGRALKDRLLRASGK from the coding sequence TTGACGAGTGATTCCCGATCCGCGATAGAAGCGCGCGTCTCTGCCAAAATAGCCTCCCTCTCGGCCGAACAGCTGAAGCTGGTCGAAAAAGGCGCGCGGATAATAAGGCGCGGCGGGCTCGTCGCCTTCCCGACGGAGACCGTTTACGGCCTCGGCGCGGACGCGTTGAACACGGACGCGGTGGCTGCGATATACGAGGCGAAGGGGCGCCCGTCGGACAACCCGCTGATACTTCACGTTTCCTCGATCGCGATGGCCGAAGGAGTAGTCGAGATAAACGCGCGCGCGCGCATACTTATGGAAAAATTCTGGCCGGGGCCTCTTTCGCTGGTCCTTACCGCGAAAGACGTCGTGCCGTCGCGCACGCGCGGAGGGCTTTCTACCGCCGCCGTGCGCATGCCCGACGCCGCTATAGCGCTTGCTCTGATAGAAAAGTCGGGGCTGCCGATAGCGGCTCCGAGCGCCAACGTCAGCGGACGCCCGAGCCCTACGGACGCCGAAACGGTGCGCTCCGACATAGGTGCGAAAATTCCCCTTGTGATAGACGGCGGCGACACGCGCTTCGGCGTCGAATCGACAGTTATAGACATGACCGCGGGGAGCGCAGTGCTTCTGCGTCCGGGCGGCCTCTCGAAGGAAGCGATAGAGGGGGCGCTCGGCGAAGAAGTCCTGCTGCCGCAGGATCAGAACATAATAAGGCGCTCCCCCGGCACGAGATACCGCCACTACGCGCCGTCTCTGCCGCTCGTGCTCTGCTGCGCTCAGGACGTGCCTAAAGGGGCGCGCAGATGGGCGTGGATGGGCATAAGCGAGCCGCAGGGCGAGCCCTGCGCTCAGATGATATTCAAGGACAAAGCCGAATACGCGAAAGAGCTTTTCCGCGCGCTGCGAGCGCTCGAAAAGAGCGGAGCGGAGATAATATACGCCGAAACGCCCGACGAGACGGGTATAGGAAGGGCTCTGAAGGACAGGCTGCTGCGCGCCTCGGGAAAATAA
- a CDS encoding HdeD family acid-resistance protein, with protein MLFSEDFSKEDCAKSKRRFYIVGGLLLLIGVLSLAMPLLASFAIETLVGFFLLAVGFSNALGAYGAFREGVSPWQQAFMAAISIVAGVLFLTHPLAGVMTLSILLAAYFLADGVLRVVEYFRMRAVGGSLWVLLSGILSIILAFMMWRNFFEGAVVIGIILGFDLIFGGLSLIMLGRGLSELGKRL; from the coding sequence ATGCTGTTCAGCGAAGATTTTTCCAAAGAAGATTGCGCAAAGAGCAAGAGAAGGTTTTACATCGTAGGGGGGCTGTTGCTGCTAATAGGCGTCCTGTCGCTTGCGATGCCTCTGCTCGCCTCTTTCGCTATAGAGACGCTGGTCGGCTTTTTCCTGCTTGCGGTAGGTTTTTCAAACGCGTTGGGGGCCTACGGCGCTTTCCGCGAGGGCGTAAGCCCGTGGCAGCAGGCCTTTATGGCCGCGATATCGATCGTCGCCGGGGTGCTCTTCCTCACGCATCCGCTCGCCGGCGTGATGACTCTGTCGATTCTGCTCGCGGCGTATTTCCTTGCCGACGGCGTGCTGAGGGTAGTCGAATATTTCCGCATGCGCGCGGTCGGCGGCTCGCTCTGGGTCCTGCTCTCCGGAATACTGAGCATAATCCTCGCGTTCATGATGTGGCGTAACTTTTTTGAGGGCGCGGTCGTCATCGGCATCATTCTCGGCTTCGACCTGATATTCGGCGGGCTGAGCCTCATCATGCTGGGGCGCGGCCTCTCGGAGCTGGGAAAGAGGCTGTAA
- a CDS encoding HutD/Ves family protein, whose translation MRDAPMTIARKKEFELDHKRWSGGITTQLAIWPEEADYASRRFDWRISSAAVEDERSTFTPLPGVHRHIMTLGGEMTLTHEGIRTRVLKPLSDVEEFEGEWRTTSVGRCTDFNLMLHAGFRGRIAPLHAADVTTLPSAPSEVVWYGIYFAADAKAAIRYDGYRVELSQERGDFVLISYRPRLCVDVMLSFSSSSFVPAVSAAVWRGI comes from the coding sequence ATGAGAGACGCTCCGATGACGATAGCGAGAAAAAAAGAATTTGAGCTCGATCATAAAAGGTGGAGCGGCGGCATAACGACGCAGCTTGCGATATGGCCGGAGGAGGCCGACTACGCGTCGAGGCGCTTCGACTGGCGCATCAGCTCCGCGGCCGTCGAGGATGAGAGATCGACCTTCACGCCGCTGCCTGGCGTTCACCGCCACATCATGACGCTCGGCGGCGAGATGACGCTGACGCACGAGGGGATAAGGACGCGCGTGCTGAAGCCTCTGAGCGACGTCGAAGAATTCGAGGGAGAGTGGAGGACTACCTCGGTCGGCCGCTGCACCGATTTCAACCTGATGCTGCACGCAGGCTTCCGCGGGCGCATCGCGCCGCTGCACGCTGCGGACGTGACAACGCTGCCGTCTGCCCCTTCCGAGGTGGTTTGGTACGGCATATATTTCGCGGCCGACGCGAAAGCAGCGATCAGATATGACGGCTATCGCGTAGAGCTTTCGCAGGAGAGGGGAGACTTCGTTCTCATCAGCTACAGGCCCCGGCTATGCGTGGACGTGATGCTTTCGTTCTCTTCCTCCTCTTTTGTTCCAGCTGTTTCGGCGGCGGTGTGGCGCGGGATATGA
- a CDS encoding glutaredoxin family protein translates to MKEVKMFMFEGCPHCKKALEIKAALLEARPEYKKVPFVMIDEKKEPETADKYDYYYVPTFYVGDDKIAEGVPSEEGVAKVFELAYEE, encoded by the coding sequence ATGAAAGAAGTGAAAATGTTTATGTTCGAAGGCTGCCCACACTGCAAAAAAGCGCTTGAAATAAAGGCGGCGCTGCTGGAGGCCCGCCCCGAATATAAAAAGGTGCCCTTCGTCATGATAGACGAGAAAAAAGAGCCGGAAACAGCGGATAAATACGATTATTACTACGTGCCGACATTCTACGTCGGAGACGATAAAATCGCCGAAGGCGTGCCGAGCGAAGAGGGTGTCGCGAAGGTCTTCGAACTTGCATACGAAGAATAG
- the cysK gene encoding cysteine synthase A, with protein sequence MKNVSDLEIMELVGGTPLYRLKKDTGGAEVWVKLEGSNPGGSIKDRAAWGMLKDAQERGRLSDSSVIVEPTSGNTGIGLAMLGRALGLSVILTMPESMSAERRAVLSTFGAELILTPASDGMAGSVAAAEKILKENPKAVMLDQFSNPGNPKAHEETTGPEILAQLPDGKKLAAFVAAFGTGGTLTGVARALRKELPDVKVVAVEPASSPLMTKGHAGPHKIQGIGANFVPKNLAVKEIDEFMTVTDDDAIDTARALAAEEGLFSGISTGANVYAAIEIAKKLPRDNIVVTVQPDRGDKYLSVFTA encoded by the coding sequence ATGAAAAACGTATCGGACCTCGAAATAATGGAGCTCGTTGGCGGCACGCCTCTCTACAGGCTGAAAAAGGATACCGGCGGCGCCGAGGTGTGGGTCAAGCTCGAAGGCTCGAACCCAGGCGGCTCCATCAAAGACCGCGCTGCGTGGGGGATGCTGAAGGACGCGCAGGAGCGCGGGCGGCTCTCCGACAGCTCCGTGATAGTCGAGCCGACGAGCGGCAACACCGGTATAGGGCTCGCGATGCTCGGGCGCGCTCTCGGGCTTTCCGTCATACTCACTATGCCCGAGTCGATGTCCGCCGAGCGCCGCGCGGTGCTTTCCACTTTCGGGGCGGAACTTATACTGACGCCAGCCTCCGATGGGATGGCAGGCTCCGTCGCGGCCGCGGAGAAAATATTAAAAGAAAATCCCAAAGCCGTCATGCTCGACCAGTTTTCCAATCCTGGCAACCCGAAGGCCCACGAGGAGACGACCGGACCGGAAATACTGGCGCAGCTGCCGGACGGCAAAAAGCTCGCCGCCTTCGTCGCCGCCTTCGGCACCGGAGGCACGCTGACCGGAGTGGCTCGCGCGCTCAGAAAAGAGCTCCCGGACGTCAAAGTCGTGGCGGTCGAGCCGGCTTCCAGCCCTCTTATGACGAAGGGACACGCTGGGCCGCACAAGATACAGGGAATCGGAGCGAACTTCGTTCCCAAAAACCTCGCGGTGAAAGAAATCGACGAATTCATGACCGTTACTGACGACGACGCGATCGATACGGCGCGCGCACTTGCTGCCGAAGAGGGGCTCTTCAGCGGAATATCGACCGGGGCTAACGTGTACGCGGCGATAGAAATTGCTAAAAAACTGCCCAGAGACAATATCGTGGTAACGGTGCAGCCCGACAGAGGAGACAAATACCTCAGTGTTTTCACCGCGTAG
- a CDS encoding class I SAM-dependent methyltransferase codes for MFSPRSRYHTTMAQSADFIKEKMLFAMKFAAAPRTVGSVTPSSPYLVSSMFLNVDWQSVGVVAELGAGTGVMTKEILKRKSPGSRFFAFEIERGLRLRLSRELKIKIYDDAAKLPQVLDRARVGKADLIVSGLPFAVLPRCVTAAVMDAVQRTLSDEGIFVAFQYSHHMKSSFESIFEQLSTRLVVMNIPPAVVYECRGVKRGAGCCD; via the coding sequence GTGTTTTCACCGCGTAGCCGCTATCACACTACTATGGCGCAGTCGGCAGACTTCATAAAGGAAAAGATGCTCTTCGCGATGAAGTTCGCCGCGGCGCCGCGCACCGTGGGCAGCGTTACGCCGAGCTCGCCGTACCTTGTCTCGTCGATGTTTCTAAACGTCGACTGGCAGAGCGTCGGCGTGGTAGCCGAGCTCGGCGCCGGCACAGGCGTGATGACGAAAGAGATATTGAAACGCAAGTCCCCGGGTAGCCGCTTCTTCGCCTTTGAGATAGAGAGAGGGCTTCGTCTGAGGCTGAGTCGCGAGCTGAAAATAAAAATTTACGACGACGCCGCGAAGCTGCCGCAGGTCCTTGACAGAGCGCGCGTCGGCAAAGCGGACTTGATAGTCTCGGGGCTGCCTTTCGCGGTGCTGCCGCGCTGTGTTACCGCGGCGGTCATGGACGCGGTGCAGCGAACCCTTTCAGACGAGGGGATATTTGTCGCCTTCCAGTATTCGCACCATATGAAAAGTTCATTTGAAAGCATATTCGAACAGCTCTCCACGAGGCTTGTCGTGATGAACATCCCCCCCGCGGTCGTCTACGAATGCAGGGGAGTAAAGCGCGGCGCCGGCTGCTGTGATTAA
- a CDS encoding helix-turn-helix domain-containing protein, giving the protein MENILGTRIHKKRIEKKITQEKFGEIVGVSKWTIINWESGKRIPLATYLPKISSALGASVNYLLGEEDGFAKPHTDDGVHKTAGSKDSFVPIVVRSFEDMERLYNGLLMKELYKMTQEDELIFLEKHILKSRIDDSQPPFAVIAEVSCAGWGIVRGSRVVVNPAERAESMDVALIRYHNKFAFKKIHLIPDGSVELIAEDGKTLNIPAEENDTAAFQIYGKAICALSNIIHGV; this is encoded by the coding sequence ATGGAAAATATTTTAGGAACACGGATCCACAAAAAAAGAATAGAGAAGAAAATCACTCAGGAAAAATTCGGAGAGATCGTCGGCGTCTCAAAATGGACGATAATCAACTGGGAAAGCGGCAAACGGATCCCGCTTGCGACATATCTTCCTAAAATATCTTCGGCGCTGGGAGCCAGCGTGAATTATCTTCTTGGAGAAGAAGACGGTTTTGCAAAGCCTCATACAGACGACGGCGTTCACAAAACGGCGGGGAGCAAAGACTCCTTCGTCCCTATAGTAGTGAGAAGCTTTGAAGATATGGAACGGCTTTATAACGGGCTCTTAATGAAAGAGCTGTATAAGATGACTCAAGAGGACGAGCTCATCTTTCTGGAAAAACATATTTTAAAGAGTAGAATCGACGACAGTCAGCCGCCGTTCGCCGTCATAGCCGAAGTCTCCTGCGCGGGCTGGGGCATCGTGAGAGGCTCGCGCGTGGTGGTAAACCCTGCCGAAAGAGCGGAGAGCATGGACGTCGCCCTTATACGATACCATAATAAATTTGCATTCAAGAAGATTCATTTAATTCCCGACGGAAGCGTGGAGCTGATTGCCGAAGACGGAAAAACCCTGAACATTCCCGCGGAGGAAAACGACACAGCCGCTTTCCAAATCTACGGCAAAGCCATCTGCGCCCTGTCAAACATCATACACGGCGTTTAG
- the rfbF gene encoding glucose-1-phosphate cytidylyltransferase, with product MKCVILAGGLGTRLSEETVLKPKPMVEIGGHPILWHIMKIYSHYGINDFIICAGYKGYLIKEFFANYRLHMSDATFDMESGQAQIHNNYAEAWRVTCVDTGDATMTGGRIKRIKEYVGGETFCMTYGDGVSDVNITEEIKFHKENKNRATLLAVQPPGRWGHMKLEGDKIEKFEEKTQGDGGWINGGFFVLEPDVFELIEGDATVWEREPLEALAKNGELSAWFHRGFWRPMDTLRDKMALEKMWQEGSAPWKVW from the coding sequence ATGAAATGTGTGATACTTGCCGGAGGCCTGGGTACGCGTCTTTCGGAAGAGACCGTCCTGAAGCCTAAGCCTATGGTCGAAATAGGCGGCCATCCCATACTCTGGCATATAATGAAAATCTATTCGCATTACGGAATAAACGATTTTATTATCTGCGCCGGTTATAAAGGCTACCTTATAAAAGAATTTTTCGCAAACTACCGCCTGCATATGTCGGACGCGACCTTCGACATGGAAAGCGGACAGGCGCAGATACACAACAATTACGCGGAAGCTTGGCGCGTCACCTGCGTCGACACGGGCGACGCGACGATGACTGGCGGCCGCATCAAACGCATAAAAGAATACGTCGGCGGCGAGACCTTTTGCATGACCTACGGCGACGGCGTCTCCGACGTGAATATAACGGAAGAGATAAAATTCCACAAAGAAAACAAAAACCGCGCGACGCTCCTCGCCGTCCAGCCGCCGGGACGCTGGGGGCATATGAAGCTTGAAGGCGATAAGATAGAGAAATTCGAAGAGAAGACCCAGGGGGACGGCGGCTGGATAAACGGCGGCTTCTTCGTGCTGGAGCCGGACGTCTTCGAGCTTATCGAGGGCGACGCCACCGTATGGGAGCGCGAGCCGCTCGAGGCCCTGGCCAAAAACGGCGAGCTGTCGGCATGGTTCCACCGCGGCTTCTGGCGCCCTATGGATACATTGCGCGACAAGATGGCGCTGGAAAAAATGTGGCAGGAAGGCTCTGCCCCGTGGAAAGTATGGTGA
- the rfbG gene encoding CDP-glucose 4,6-dehydratase: MVTGEFWRGRRVFLTGHTGFKGSWMSRVLLNMGAELTGYSLPAPTQPNLFSMAGLEGNIKSIIGDIRDFEKLNDAVKKSSPEIIIHMAAQPIVRESYKDPRYTYEANVMGTVNILECVRLCESVKSFVNVTTDKVYHNREWCWGYREEDSLNGYDPYSNSKSCSELVTSSYKNSFFGDGKTAVSTARAGNVIGGGDFAPDRIIPDCIRAVMKKEPIVVRNPHSTRPYQHVLEPVFAYLMIAEKQYEEPGKYAGSYNVGPDDCDCLTTGELADVFCSAWGGGAKWENKWRGGPHEANFLKLDCSKIKKSFGWRPRWHIAKAVAKTCEWSKAWLAGKDAAAAMDCQIKEYMRGE, from the coding sequence ATGGTGACCGGCGAATTCTGGCGGGGCAGGCGCGTATTCCTCACGGGGCACACCGGCTTTAAGGGCTCGTGGATGAGCCGCGTGCTGTTGAATATGGGCGCCGAACTCACCGGATACAGCCTGCCCGCGCCGACGCAGCCGAACCTTTTTTCAATGGCGGGGCTTGAGGGAAATATAAAAAGTATCATCGGCGATATCCGTGATTTTGAAAAATTAAACGACGCCGTGAAAAAAAGCTCCCCGGAAATCATCATCCATATGGCCGCTCAGCCGATAGTGCGCGAGAGCTATAAGGACCCGCGTTACACCTATGAGGCCAACGTTATGGGCACGGTGAATATATTAGAATGCGTCAGGCTCTGCGAAAGCGTCAAGAGCTTCGTCAACGTCACAACAGATAAAGTCTACCACAACAGAGAGTGGTGCTGGGGGTACAGGGAAGAAGACTCCTTAAACGGCTACGACCCGTACTCCAACAGTAAAAGCTGCTCCGAACTCGTCACGAGCAGTTATAAAAACAGCTTCTTCGGCGATGGAAAGACTGCCGTGTCGACCGCAAGGGCCGGCAACGTCATCGGCGGCGGGGATTTCGCCCCCGACCGCATCATCCCGGACTGCATCCGCGCCGTCATGAAAAAAGAGCCCATCGTCGTCAGGAACCCGCACTCCACGCGCCCGTATCAGCACGTTTTGGAGCCCGTATTCGCCTACCTGATGATCGCCGAAAAGCAGTACGAGGAGCCGGGAAAATATGCCGGCTCATATAACGTGGGCCCGGACGACTGCGACTGCCTGACGACGGGAGAGCTGGCGGACGTCTTCTGCTCCGCGTGGGGCGGCGGCGCGAAATGGGAAAACAAATGGCGCGGAGGGCCGCACGAGGCGAACTTCCTGAAACTCGACTGCTCAAAGATCAAGAAAAGCTTCGGCTGGCGGCCGCGGTGGCATATAGCGAAAGCCGTGGCGAAGACCTGCGAATGGAGCAAAGCCTGGCTTGCCGGCAAAGACGCCGCGGCGGCAATGGACTGCCAGATAAAAGAATATATGCGCGGAGAGTGA
- the rfbH gene encoding lipopolysaccharide biosynthesis protein RfbH produces the protein MKNESEKGRALRSRIYELVKEYYEAEHIKAPYKEGDPIPYGGRIYDEKELIGLVGASLDFWLTAGQETDKFEKDFASFLGVKHCSLVNSGSSANLLAFMALTSPKLDEKRILPGDEVITVAAGFPTTVTPVIQYGAVPVFADVSIPTYNIDTGLLEKALSGRTKAVMLAHTLGNPFNVKKVKEFCAEHGLWLVEDNCDALGSRYCLEGKWAYTGTFGDIATSSFYPPHHMTMGEGGAVYTDNAELHRIVASLRDWGRDCFCPSGRDNSCGRRFTQKFGELPLGYDHKYVYSHFGYNLKATDLQAAVGCAQLEKLPRFIEARAKNWNFLKEELKKHDADKFLVLPEKEQDSEPSWFGFMLTVKESAPFTRDDLVTSLENNKIQTRMLFAGNLIKHPCFDEMRKSGKGFRVAGSLANTDRIMNRSFWVGVYPGMCEEKLAKIVAVIKDYVKR, from the coding sequence ATGAAAAACGAATCAGAAAAGGGAAGGGCGCTGCGCTCCCGTATATACGAGCTTGTAAAGGAATATTACGAAGCGGAACATATAAAAGCTCCGTATAAAGAGGGAGACCCCATCCCATATGGCGGAAGGATATACGACGAGAAGGAGCTGATCGGCCTCGTCGGAGCGTCGTTGGACTTTTGGCTCACGGCAGGGCAAGAAACCGATAAATTTGAAAAAGACTTCGCCTCCTTTCTCGGCGTGAAACACTGCTCTCTTGTGAACTCCGGCTCGTCGGCGAACCTGCTCGCCTTCATGGCCCTCACCTCCCCGAAACTTGATGAAAAAAGGATACTGCCCGGCGACGAGGTGATCACTGTGGCTGCCGGCTTTCCCACCACAGTGACGCCCGTCATACAATACGGCGCCGTGCCCGTCTTCGCCGACGTTTCCATACCTACGTACAACATAGATACGGGCCTCCTTGAAAAAGCGCTCAGCGGCAGGACGAAGGCCGTTATGCTCGCCCACACTCTGGGAAATCCGTTCAACGTAAAAAAAGTGAAGGAGTTCTGCGCGGAACATGGGTTGTGGCTCGTCGAGGACAACTGCGACGCCCTGGGCTCGCGTTACTGTCTGGAAGGGAAATGGGCGTACACCGGCACATTCGGAGACATCGCCACGTCGAGCTTCTACCCGCCGCACCATATGACGATGGGAGAGGGCGGCGCGGTCTATACCGACAACGCGGAACTCCACAGGATAGTAGCTTCGCTGCGCGACTGGGGACGCGACTGCTTCTGTCCGTCAGGGCGCGACAACAGCTGCGGGAGGCGCTTCACGCAGAAGTTCGGCGAGCTTCCCCTTGGCTACGATCATAAATACGTCTATTCGCACTTCGGCTACAACCTGAAAGCCACAGACTTGCAGGCGGCCGTTGGCTGCGCACAGCTTGAAAAACTTCCGCGCTTCATCGAAGCCCGCGCTAAAAATTGGAATTTCCTTAAAGAAGAGCTTAAAAAACATGATGCCGACAAATTCCTTGTCCTGCCTGAAAAAGAGCAGGACTCCGAGCCCAGCTGGTTCGGCTTCATGTTGACCGTAAAAGAAAGCGCGCCGTTCACGCGGGACGATTTAGTCACAAGTCTTGAAAACAACAAAATTCAGACGCGTATGCTCTTTGCAGGCAACCTTATCAAGCATCCCTGCTTCGACGAAATGCGCAAAAGCGGCAAAGGCTTCAGAGTTGCAGGCTCGCTTGCAAATACCGACAGGATAATGAACCGCAGCTTCTGGGTAGGCGTATATCCGGGCATGTGCGAAGAGAAACTTGCGAAGATAGTCGCCGTTATCAAAGACTATGTAAAAAGGTAG